From Penaeus monodon isolate SGIC_2016 chromosome 6, NSTDA_Pmon_1, whole genome shotgun sequence, the proteins below share one genomic window:
- the LOC119574650 gene encoding LOW QUALITY PROTEIN: probable 4-coumarate--CoA ligase 1 (The sequence of the model RefSeq protein was modified relative to this genomic sequence to represent the inferred CDS: inserted 1 base in 1 codon), with the protein MASAMNVMRLARKLSRSRILGKYLHTTSAGQNILTSPLPDVDLPSGNLTSLILNKVTKWGHHTATECSVTGRKYTYSQLVDGASRWAGMLTKMGMKKGDVLAVVMPNCPEYPIVLMGTLMAGVVVSTVNSNYTAGEIHRQLLDCDAKMLIYDPVLEDNVDGALAQXPRPILLVTNGPSARSGALNLRHVFEDSSIPFTDPVELSGEELALMPYSSGTTGPPKGVAITHNGFSSNMVMYSVPASLPVKEATATSQGAFMCLLPCYHIYGILPICLVGLTVGINVVTVPKFDPNTFVNTITSHKMSTLHLVPPLLNFLLHSPAVTAESMAHLEHIVIGAAPVSPSAAQSFKEKVKKQIFFQEGYGMTEVLLTHVVPVGTDEVGTCGHLLPNVKARVVDTDTGEDLKAYEDGEIWVKTPSMMQGYFQNLSATAETIDADGWLHTGDVGHYDERGFFKIVDRTKELIKVKGLQVSPSELEDLLRQCPAVVDVGVVGIPDDRLGEAPRAYVVTSKMVSEEFVHEFLEDKVAPHKKLAGGVCFVKELPKTATGKLLRRELKRMSTEGIA; encoded by the exons ATGGCCTCGGCAATGAATGTAATGAGGTTAGCGAGGAAACTGTCGCGTTCAAG GATCCTCGGCAAATACCTACACACTACGTCAGCTGGGCAGAACATTCTGACGTCACCATTGCCTGACGTCGACTTGCCTTCAGGAAATTTGACTTCACTCATACTGAACAAAGTTACGAAATGGGGACATCACACTGCTACG GAGTGCAGCGTGACGGGACGAAAGTATACCTACTCCCAGCTGGTGGACGGGGCATCCAGGTGGGCGGGCATGTTGACCAAGATGGGCATGAAGAAAGGGGATGTATTGGCAGTCGTCATGCCCAACTGCCCTGAATACCCTATCGTCCTCATGGGCACTCTGATGGCTGGCGTCGTTGTTTCTACAGTGAATTCAAATTATACGGCAG GAGAAATACATCGCCAGCTGTTAGACTGTGACGCCAAGATGCTAATATACGACCCTGTCTTGGAGGACAACGTGGACGGCGCCCTTGCAC CTCCACGGCCCATCCTCCTCGTCACCAACGGCCCTTCTGCTCGCTCCGGAGCCCTCAACCTCCGTCATGTGTTTGAGGACTCCAGCATCCCCTTTACCGATCCCGTTGAG cTTTCCGGGGAGGAACTCGCCCTGATGCCCTACTCCAGCGGAACCACGGGGCCACCGAAGGGCGTCGCCATCACCCACAACGGCTTCTCCTCCAACATGGTCATGTATTCGGTGCCGGCCAGCCTGCCCGTAAAGGAGGCAACAG CTACAAGCCAAGGGGCCTTCATGTGCCTGCTGCCATGCTACCACATCTACGGGATCCTGCCTATCTGTCTCGTAGGATTAACTGTGGGAATCAACGTAGTTACTGTACCCAAATTTGACCCAAATACCTTCGTCAACACCATCACCTCACACAAG ATGAGCACCTTGCATCTGGTTCCTCCGCTTCTCAACTTCTTGCTGCATTCTCCTGCCGTCACTGCTGAGAGCATGGCCCATCTGGAGCACATTGTGATCGGTGCTGCGCCTGTGTCTCCATCGGCAGCTCAGAGTTTCAAGGAGAAAGTCAAGAAACAAATATTTTTCCAAGAag GGTATGGAATGACCGAAGTACTGCTAACTCACGTGGTCCCAGTGGGTACGGACGAAGTAGGGACATGCGGTCACCTGTTGCCAAATGTGAAGGCGAGAGTGGTGGACACTGACACTGGGGAAGACCTGAAGGCGTACGAGGACGGAGAAATATGGGTCAAGACGCCTTCG ATGATGCAAGGCTATTTCCAAAATCTTTCTGCCACCGCTGAGACGATCGATGCTGACGGCTGGCTTCACACAGGAGACGTCGGCCACTATGACGAAAGGGGTTTCTTCAAGATAGTGGACCGCACGAAAGAACTCATCAAAGTGAAGGGTCTGCAG GTATCGCCATCCGAGCTGGAGGACCTGCTTCGTCAGTGTCCCGCAGTGGTAGACGTGGGTGTGGTCGGTATACCAGACGACCGGCTGGGAGAAGCACCACGAGCCTATGTCGTCACTTCCAAGATGGTCTCTGAGGAATTCGTCCACGA ATTCCTGGAGGACAAGGTGGCTCCTCACAAGAAGCTCGCTGGTGGCGTGTGCTTCGTCAAGGAACTGCCGAAGACCGCGACGGGAAAGCTCCTTCGCCGAGAGCTGAAGAGAATGTCCACGGAAGGCATTGCATAG
- the LOC119574651 gene encoding probable E3 ubiquitin-protein ligase DTX2 has protein sequence MCSLQCPSDCSSQDVTDDEGVVKLTKCGHSLHKLCARMMAESKQYFIPCPMCKTVHGVRLGNQPDGVMEIFIVNDSLPGFDCGTIIITYRFGGGIQGREHPNPGHPYRAHAFPRRAFLPDNERGNKILQLLEVAWQRRLIFTVGTSITSGLENVITWNEIHHKTEWENYHGHGYPDPAYLDNVTMELELQGVTEADLESNANRSLE, from the exons ATGTGTAGCCTCCAATGTCCAAGTGATTGTAGCAGTCAGGATGTAACAGAtg ATGAAGGTGTTGTTAAGCTGACTAAGTGTGGCCACTCGCTTCACAAATTGTGCGCGAGAATGATGGCAGAATCAAAGCAATATTTTATTCCGTGTCCTATGTGTAAAACTGTACATGGTGTGAGACTAGGAAATCAGCCTGACGGAGTAATGGAAATCTTCATCGTAAATGATAGTCTTCCTGGATTTGACTGCGGaactatcatcatcacatacaG GTTTGGAGGCGGCATACAAGGGCGAGAACACCCAAACCCAGGCCATCCCTACCGAGCTCATGCCTTCCCACGCCGTGCCTTCTTGCCAGATAATGAAAGAGGAAACAAG atcCTACAGCTGTTGGAGGTTGCATGGCAGAGACGTCTGATATTCACAGTTGGCACGTCCATAACTAGCGGCCTGGAAAATGTCATTACCTGGAATGAAATCCACCATAAAACTGAATGGGAAAACTACCATGGTCATGGCTATCCTGACCCAGCCTACCTAGATAACGTTACCATGGAGTTAGAGCTTCAAGGTGTGACGGAGGCAGACCTTGAGAGTAATGCAAATAGAAGCCTGGAGTAA